A stretch of Salvelinus alpinus chromosome 4, SLU_Salpinus.1, whole genome shotgun sequence DNA encodes these proteins:
- the LOC139574166 gene encoding small integral membrane protein 32-like — protein MLRQILLNSTNAPDFDLGLAHQTHASGSVNASNGSVSMAGLLRPTDNRGGLREGGELNKPDLATYVVICLVLFLLVLLIVFFINCQLRTSFFASMPYDRSLREARTSYK, from the coding sequence ATGTTGAGGCAAATCCTGCTGAATTCCACCAACGCACCGGACTTCGACTTAGGTCTGGCCCATCAGACGCACGCGTCTGGGTCCGTGAACGCATCTAACGGCTCGGTGAGCATGGCGGGCCTTCTCAGGCCCACGGATAACAGGGGTGGACTGCGGGAGGGCGGAGAGCTGAACAAACCAGACCTGGCAACCTACGTGGTGATCTGTCTGGTTCTGTTTCTGCTCGTGCTGCTCATCGTCTTCTTCATCAACTGTCAGCTGAGGACCTCCTTTTTCGCCTCCATGCCCTATGATAGGTCTCTCAGAGAGGCCCGGACATCCTACAAGTAG